In Ectothiorhodospira sp. BSL-9, a single window of DNA contains:
- a CDS encoding monovalent cation/H+ antiporter complex subunit F, producing the protein MTFALPIILLVLLASILGGLIRVLRGPQPAERMLAAQLLGTAAVATLLILSQVMDMPALLDVALVFAVLTAVTLICFVVVTRRDH; encoded by the coding sequence ATGACGTTCGCGCTTCCAATCATCCTGCTGGTACTGCTTGCCTCGATCCTTGGGGGGCTCATCCGGGTCCTGCGCGGCCCGCAACCGGCGGAGCGCATGCTGGCTGCGCAGCTCCTGGGCACCGCCGCAGTAGCGACCCTGCTGATCCTTTCGCAGGTGATGGACATGCCTGCACTGCTGGATGTGGCACTTGTCTTCGCGGTCCTCACCGCAGTCACGTTGATCTGCTTCGTGGTCGTCACCAGGAGGGATCACTGA
- a CDS encoding MFS transporter: MRVRYLIDAAPVFPTLKSVSTLLLGMGILLCGSGMLGTLLGLSAAQEGLPSWLIGLIMSGFFMGFIIGSFLCPGLIRRVGHIRAFGALAAVSAIAALLHGLIFDPWIWWVLRIFNGISVVGLYMVIESWLNERARHNRGQIFAFYMMICLVMLGVGQFLVLIYGPGQLASYALVAILFSLGLIPIALTPALQPAPIKAQALSLRVLYDRTPVGVIGALVSGIASGGFWGFGAIYAQQSGIAPLGVATFVSAVILGGALLQWPIGFFSDHRDRRWVLVFTCAGAAVAALAIFLTVDDQLTMLLVAALFYGGFAFSLYALAVAHTHDRLDVTEVLEGTRGLLLINGIGATMGPLMAGIAVSVASISVLPLLFGAIILLLSLFALWRILREPPVAREEKADFLPVTRTSVVAAELDPRTELQPELDLENKP; this comes from the coding sequence ATGCGGGTCCGATACCTCATCGACGCAGCCCCCGTGTTTCCGACCCTCAAATCCGTCTCCACCCTGCTTCTTGGCATGGGCATCCTGCTCTGCGGCTCCGGCATGCTAGGCACCCTGCTGGGACTGAGTGCGGCCCAGGAAGGGCTACCCAGCTGGCTGATCGGCCTGATCATGTCCGGCTTCTTCATGGGCTTCATCATCGGCTCGTTTCTATGTCCTGGCCTGATCCGCCGTGTTGGACACATCCGCGCCTTCGGGGCACTGGCTGCCGTATCAGCCATTGCCGCCCTGCTCCACGGCCTGATCTTCGATCCCTGGATATGGTGGGTATTGCGCATATTCAACGGCATTTCGGTAGTGGGGCTGTACATGGTCATCGAAAGTTGGCTCAACGAGCGGGCACGGCATAATCGGGGCCAGATCTTTGCCTTCTATATGATGATATGCCTGGTCATGCTGGGAGTGGGGCAGTTCCTGGTACTGATTTACGGACCGGGGCAGTTGGCCAGCTATGCACTGGTGGCCATCCTGTTCTCCCTGGGGTTGATCCCCATCGCCCTGACCCCGGCCCTGCAGCCTGCGCCCATCAAGGCTCAGGCCCTGTCGCTGAGGGTGCTCTACGACAGGACGCCGGTCGGCGTGATCGGAGCCCTGGTGTCCGGGATCGCTTCGGGCGGGTTCTGGGGATTCGGGGCCATCTATGCCCAGCAGTCCGGTATCGCCCCCCTCGGGGTGGCCACCTTCGTGAGCGCCGTCATCCTGGGCGGCGCGCTGCTGCAGTGGCCCATCGGCTTCTTCTCCGACCATCGAGACCGGCGTTGGGTGCTGGTGTTTACCTGCGCTGGTGCAGCCGTGGCGGCCCTGGCCATCTTTCTGACCGTGGATGATCAATTGACGATGCTGTTGGTGGCTGCCCTGTTCTATGGTGGCTTTGCCTTCAGCCTCTATGCCCTGGCGGTAGCCCATACCCATGACAGATTGGATGTCACGGAAGTACTGGAAGGCACCCGGGGACTGCTCCTGATCAACGGCATTGGGGCCACCATGGGTCCGCTCATGGCCGGGATCGCCGTCAGTGTCGCTTCCATCAGCGTACTGCCCCTGCTATTCGGCGCCATCATCCTGCTGCTGTCCCTGTTCGCCCTCTGGCGGATACTCCGGGAACCACCGGTGGCCCGCGAAGAGAAGGCCGATTTTTTACCGGTTACCCGCACCTCGGTGGTGGCGGCCGAACTGGATCCGCGCACCGAACTGCAACCTGAGCTGGATCTGGAAAACAAACCATAG
- a CDS encoding Na+/H+ antiporter subunit E, with translation MTPRPGSSPAAPAPAPPLAQPACIPAHVPLGMNRQRATHGLPAQRPRKNVLSGSAVDLYPPRRGPLARAGFGLALLTGLWVVLTGGAAESWVMGGPAVLAGTMLIFLYSSPPRWRLSPAGALRFGPWFALRLVMGALDVARRALAWRQALAPGCRVFRTTLPEGAPRLLFANVITLLPGTLTAGIHGDLLVVHMLDTDADVEVQLRVLEARIAALFGLPTVAAPKAIATGDAA, from the coding sequence ATGACCCCACGCCCTGGCTCCAGCCCAGCTGCGCCTGCGCCTGCGCCCCCCCTGGCCCAGCCAGCATGCATCCCTGCCCATGTTCCTCTGGGCATGAATCGTCAACGGGCAACCCATGGTCTTCCTGCACAGCGACCCCGGAAGAACGTCCTTTCCGGTAGCGCAGTGGACCTCTACCCTCCCCGCCGCGGCCCCCTGGCACGTGCCGGGTTTGGTCTGGCACTTCTCACGGGGCTTTGGGTGGTACTCACCGGAGGCGCGGCGGAGAGCTGGGTGATGGGCGGCCCCGCCGTCCTGGCCGGCACGATGCTGATCTTCCTCTACTCGAGCCCACCGCGCTGGCGCCTCTCTCCTGCCGGGGCGCTGCGCTTTGGGCCCTGGTTCGCGCTGCGCCTGGTGATGGGCGCGCTCGACGTGGCCCGCCGGGCGCTCGCCTGGCGGCAGGCGCTGGCCCCCGGCTGCCGGGTGTTTCGCACCACGCTGCCGGAGGGCGCGCCGCGGCTTTTGTTCGCCAACGTCATCACGCTGCTGCCGGGCACCCTGACGGCAGGCATCCATGGTGACCTGCTCGTTGTGCACATGCTCGACACGGACGCCGATGTGGAGGTGCAGCTCCGGGTGCTGGAGGCGCGTATCGCTGCCCTCTTCGGGCTGCCCACAGTCGCGGCGCCCAAAGCGATCGCCACGGGGGACGCAGCATGA
- a CDS encoding monovalent cation/H(+) antiporter subunit G, producing MLLELLAIVLIALGAAFFVVGTIGLLRFPDTLCRLHALTKADGVGLGLTCLGVALLADSAGEVVRILLIGALVAASGAVSGHLTARHVLQSNSPHREAR from the coding sequence ATGTTGCTAGAGCTCCTTGCCATCGTGCTGATTGCGCTTGGCGCGGCCTTCTTCGTGGTGGGCACCATCGGGCTGCTGCGTTTTCCCGACACCCTGTGCCGGTTGCACGCGCTGACCAAGGCCGACGGGGTGGGCCTGGGGCTCACCTGCCTCGGGGTGGCACTTCTGGCCGACTCGGCCGGAGAGGTTGTGCGGATCCTGCTGATAGGGGCCCTGGTCGCTGCCTCGGGTGCGGTCTCCGGACATCTGACCGCGCGCCACGTACTCCAGTCGAACTCCCCTCACCGGGAGGCACGCTGA
- a CDS encoding sigma-70 family RNA polymerase sigma factor yields the protein MSLKSELHTHIQSLRRYALVLTRNRDAAEDLVQETLTKAIARAETWQPGTALRPWLFRILHNTHVSDIRRRQVREVAAPDLPEPISPESQQHHAELRQVLAALDRLPEAQRAPIVLVALEGMSYKEAACSLDVPLGTFMSRLGRGREALRKLMDEPQPRNDSVFAVGGRHAT from the coding sequence ATGAGCCTGAAGAGCGAGCTTCACACACATATCCAGAGCCTGCGCCGTTACGCGCTGGTGCTGACCCGCAACCGCGACGCGGCGGAGGACCTGGTGCAGGAGACGTTGACCAAGGCCATTGCCCGGGCAGAGACATGGCAGCCCGGTACCGCGCTGCGGCCCTGGCTTTTCCGGATCCTGCACAACACCCATGTCAGCGACATCCGTCGCCGGCAAGTGCGCGAGGTCGCTGCCCCCGACCTGCCTGAGCCGATCTCCCCTGAGTCACAGCAGCACCATGCCGAGTTGCGCCAGGTGCTTGCGGCGCTCGACAGGCTGCCCGAGGCGCAGCGAGCGCCGATTGTTCTCGTGGCGCTTGAGGGAATGAGCTACAAGGAGGCCGCGTGCAGTCTCGATGTACCGTTGGGCACCTTCATGTCGCGGCTCGGTCGCGGACGCGAGGCCCTGCGCAAACTCATGGACGAGCCCCAACCCAGGAATGACAGCGTTTTTGCCGTAGGAGGCCGTCATGCAACGTAG
- a CDS encoding DUF2333 family protein has product MYYDLIPQEQKTMRRPKVSLRARIFGARLTTVVKRSTLMLTIAFGLYFGVAGSMMNRIDADPNFKPLTPIEGGSRAVDMAAALIERETISHRWSPNDPFFYPTAFHVNMPSFQSGMMRGVGRFTLEMETQIGRLRGSGAIDDDLERAAGLLQFPPDVWLFDLNRSLLPVQPADAQYRAAHAALINYNQRVARGEAVFETRSDALVMTVDRIATDLGSRAARLDALVETDPFIINFTSNRMLYFNKGMSYAFYLLLRELGEDYQSVIAAHGLERVWAQAIESLRRASQLEPRVVLNGSGANSFVANHLQLQGFYLKRAVLQLDEISRVVRATR; this is encoded by the coding sequence ATGTACTACGATCTGATCCCCCAAGAGCAAAAGACCATGCGGCGCCCCAAGGTCTCCCTGCGCGCACGCATATTCGGCGCCCGCCTGACCACCGTGGTCAAGCGCAGCACCCTCATGCTGACGATTGCTTTCGGGCTCTATTTCGGGGTGGCAGGCAGCATGATGAACCGGATTGATGCCGATCCGAACTTCAAGCCACTCACACCCATAGAGGGGGGAAGCCGTGCGGTGGACATGGCTGCCGCCCTGATCGAGCGCGAGACCATCAGCCATCGCTGGAGCCCCAACGACCCGTTCTTCTACCCCACGGCCTTTCACGTGAACATGCCCAGCTTCCAGAGTGGGATGATGCGGGGGGTGGGCCGCTTCACCCTTGAAATGGAAACCCAAATCGGGCGACTGCGGGGCTCAGGGGCGATCGACGATGATCTTGAGCGGGCAGCAGGACTTTTGCAGTTCCCGCCCGATGTCTGGCTTTTCGACCTCAACCGGTCGCTTCTGCCCGTCCAGCCGGCCGATGCGCAATACAGGGCCGCGCACGCCGCCCTGATCAACTACAACCAGCGCGTGGCGCGCGGGGAGGCAGTCTTTGAGACGCGTAGCGATGCCCTGGTGATGACCGTCGACCGCATCGCCACCGACCTCGGCTCGCGCGCCGCGCGGCTGGACGCGCTTGTGGAGACTGACCCATTCATCATCAATTTCACATCAAACCGCATGCTCTACTTCAACAAGGGCATGAGCTATGCGTTCTACCTGCTGCTGCGCGAACTGGGCGAGGACTATCAGAGCGTGATCGCCGCCCATGGGCTCGAGAGGGTATGGGCACAGGCCATCGAAAGCCTGCGCCGAGCCTCGCAACTCGAACCGCGGGTGGTGCTCAACGGCAGTGGGGCCAACAGCTTCGTTGCCAATCATCTGCAGCTGCAAGGCTTCTACCTCAAGCGTGCGGTCCTCCAGCTCGACGAGATCAGCCGAGTGGTTCGCGCCACCCGCTGA
- a CDS encoding hydrogenase subunit MbhD domain-containing protein has translation MVDPLLVFDVALGLAIVMLAVSVLVVRDRFAMIVLVIVFGLMSALAWVRLAAPDVALAEAAIGTGLTGALLLATWQQVRADPERGPSLPRGVLAANVGLCALILAGLVAAFLATPLGTAGLGGAVADNLANSGVDHPVTAVLLNFRAYDTLMEVVVLLVAIITVWMIDRGIVQAPGPALGDIHRSFARLVLPVMMIIGAYLLWAGASAPGGAFQGGAVLAAVGVLLLMTRHYQPQPAHRPLARVVFVLGSASFATVALLVAAGDRVPFEYPADHAKPLILLIEGLVTLSIAATLAALFHGREPEAIRIEEKRS, from the coding sequence GTGGTGGATCCGCTCCTGGTCTTCGATGTGGCCCTCGGGCTCGCCATCGTCATGCTGGCCGTCAGCGTGCTTGTGGTGCGGGACCGCTTCGCGATGATCGTGCTCGTCATCGTTTTTGGGTTGATGAGCGCGCTCGCCTGGGTGCGCCTGGCAGCCCCGGATGTGGCATTGGCCGAGGCGGCCATCGGCACCGGGCTGACCGGGGCACTGCTGCTTGCGACCTGGCAGCAGGTGCGCGCTGACCCGGAACGTGGGCCATCGCTTCCCAGGGGTGTTTTGGCGGCCAACGTGGGGCTCTGCGCCCTCATCCTCGCCGGACTGGTCGCGGCATTTCTTGCGACACCGCTGGGCACAGCTGGCCTGGGTGGAGCGGTGGCAGACAACCTGGCCAACAGTGGCGTCGACCATCCGGTGACTGCGGTGCTCCTGAACTTTCGCGCCTACGACACGCTGATGGAGGTGGTGGTACTGCTCGTCGCGATCATCACGGTGTGGATGATCGACCGCGGCATCGTCCAGGCACCAGGGCCAGCACTGGGGGACATCCATCGCAGCTTCGCCCGCCTCGTCCTGCCGGTGATGATGATCATCGGTGCCTACCTGCTCTGGGCGGGGGCGTCTGCGCCGGGCGGTGCCTTTCAGGGCGGCGCGGTGCTGGCGGCCGTAGGAGTTCTGCTCCTGATGACCCGGCACTATCAACCACAGCCCGCGCACCGACCGCTGGCGCGGGTGGTGTTCGTCCTGGGTTCCGCGAGCTTTGCCACCGTGGCGCTGCTGGTGGCCGCCGGCGACCGGGTCCCCTTCGAGTATCCGGCAGACCACGCCAAACCCCTGATTCTTCTGATTGAAGGCCTGGTCACCCTGTCCATCGCCGCAACGCTGGCAGCGCTCTTTCACGGCCGCGAGCCCGAGGCGATCCGTATCGAGGAGAAACGTTCATGA
- a CDS encoding anti-sigma factor — translation MQRSDDNLPEHVHDPELQAYLDGRLSPEAAAEVEARLAGDDTVSAAASKWHRQRELIREAAQVLDTGESNLRTAALERDLAYRLMKRQRRARFVSPRLGQFAASVAIFVLGWGAHMGYERLGAPDHPDYVAEALSAHQVFAHDDLYPVEFRADEIEQAVSWLSAQMERKVDSPKLDNLGLEVVGARLLGTQNGPSGLFIYENAEGQRLSVLISPHEEGTPEISLRVSRQGEQTVAYWSDEAIDYAVLGGHDRAMLTQVAAAVSMSR, via the coding sequence ATGCAACGTAGCGACGACAATCTTCCCGAACACGTTCACGATCCCGAGTTGCAGGCCTATCTGGATGGTCGCCTTTCACCAGAGGCCGCTGCGGAAGTAGAAGCCCGGCTGGCCGGCGACGATACTGTTTCCGCCGCTGCGTCAAAGTGGCATCGTCAACGCGAGCTGATTCGGGAAGCGGCCCAGGTGCTGGACACTGGCGAATCGAACCTGCGTACGGCCGCACTCGAGCGCGACCTCGCATACAGACTCATGAAGCGCCAGCGGCGCGCACGTTTCGTTTCGCCGAGGCTGGGCCAGTTCGCCGCCTCGGTGGCCATCTTCGTCCTGGGCTGGGGGGCGCATATGGGCTATGAGCGGTTGGGCGCGCCCGACCACCCGGATTATGTCGCCGAGGCGCTCTCGGCGCACCAGGTGTTTGCCCATGATGACCTGTATCCGGTGGAGTTTCGTGCCGACGAGATCGAACAGGCGGTCAGCTGGCTGTCGGCGCAGATGGAGCGCAAGGTCGATAGCCCCAAGCTGGATAACCTGGGTCTTGAGGTAGTGGGCGCGCGGCTCCTGGGAACACAAAACGGGCCGAGTGGGCTGTTCATCTACGAGAATGCTGAAGGCCAGCGCCTCTCGGTGCTCATTTCCCCGCACGAGGAGGGCACGCCCGAAATCTCGCTGCGCGTGTCCCGCCAGGGAGAGCAGACGGTCGCCTACTGGAGCGACGAGGCGATCGACTACGCTGTGCTCGGTGGCCACGACCGGGCCATGCTCACACAGGTCGCCGCTGCGGTGTCGATGAGCCGATGA